A region of the Pricia mediterranea genome:
AGACGATGGTCGGGATCCGTTGTTCCGAACTAGGCCGGGTTCCGTTATCATTCACGGAAACTGGAAATTGCACTATTATTATGAGGACAACGGACTAGAACTCTACAACCTAAAAAGTGATGTAGGGGAACGTAATAACCTAGCGTCCAAAAGACCTAAGAAATCCGGAAAGTTGTTGGGTATGCTAAACCAGTGGCTTGCCGAGACAAGCGCGCCCATACCGAGGACAGCAAACCCCGAATATATAGACTGAACAATAGTATAATTCAGGTCGGAAGGATTGTTCGCTATTTGACACCGATAGGGAATATGACAAAGATGACATCGCTGCAAAGATCTTATGGGGCGGTTTGCCCGCCAATGGGTAGTAAGGACGGATTAAATGCGGTTCACTTCAGCATTGTTACTTATGAAGAATGGGGTTCTTTTTCAGTTCAAAGAAAAGCTGCTGGAGTTTTTTTGTGACAGGCCCTGGTTCCACCCGGTGATAAAAGGTATGGTCATCAATTTGCCGTATAGCCGCTATTTGTGTCGTCGTGCCCGTTAAGAAAGCCTCGTCCATTGCATTAATTCGTTCAAAAGCAATGGCCTCCTCCCGATAGGGGATATTATTGTCCCGGCATAGTTGCAGAACGATTTCACGGGTGATTCCGTTTAGAATATGCTCATCCGCAGGATGCGTAAACACCATTCCTTCATTCACAAAAAATAAGTTGGAATGCGTACCTTCCGTCATTTTTCCATCCCTGTTGAAAATAGCTTCATAATGGCCGTTTTGAATGGCAAAATCGTTTGCCATGACGTTGCCGAGTAACGAGGTCATTTTGATATCGCAACGATGCCACCTAAAGTCGGGGCGGGTAACTGCCGAAACCGGTTTGTTATTAACTTCCGGCAGCACGAAGGGTACGGCATACATCAATAAGGTTGGCGCGGTATCTTTGGGGAATGCGTGTTTTCTAGGGGCCGTTCCGCGGGTTACCTGAATATAGAGCAGGCAGTCTTCGGTAGTTAATCCTGTAGCGTCGAGCAGTCGGTCTATTTTCTGTGGAAGTGTTGACAGTTCAAAGCTAAGCCGCACTTTTTTAAGGGAGCTTTCGAGTCGGTCTAGATGTTCTTTTCCGAAGAAAAAGCGATTGTCTAACTGTACCATGACCTCATACACTCCGTCTCCAAATAAGAAACCACGGTCAAAAACCGACACTTTAGCCTCAGATGCGTTTAGAATAGCGTCATTTAGAAGTACTTTTTCCGGATAGTTCGACATAGCGTATATTTTGATTTCAAGCCTTTGGGCCACATTATTTTTAGTAGGCAAGAGAACGCATGGGAAGCATAGCTTGCACTAATTCAAAATTTCCAATTGCTTTATAACCTGTTCAGCGGTTATAGGGTACGGGGTGCCTTCGCGGATCGTTCGGTACGCCGCATCGAAGATCTGCAGATAAGAGGATCTGGGCGAAGCAATGTTTTCGACTTTTTTGGATCCATCTTCGGTCATCAGGGTAAGCACTCCCATCTGGCT
Encoded here:
- a CDS encoding aminotransferase class IV, which encodes MSNYPEKVLLNDAILNASEAKVSVFDRGFLFGDGVYEVMVQLDNRFFFGKEHLDRLESSLKKVRLSFELSTLPQKIDRLLDATGLTTEDCLLYIQVTRGTAPRKHAFPKDTAPTLLMYAVPFVLPEVNNKPVSAVTRPDFRWHRCDIKMTSLLGNVMANDFAIQNGHYEAIFNRDGKMTEGTHSNLFFVNEGMVFTHPADEHILNGITREIVLQLCRDNNIPYREEAIAFERINAMDEAFLTGTTTQIAAIRQIDDHTFYHRVEPGPVTKKLQQLFFELKKNPILHK